A window from Azoarcus sp. DD4 encodes these proteins:
- the rpmF gene encoding 50S ribosomal protein L32 has protein sequence MAVQQNKKSPSKRGMHRAHDFLTAPSLAVEATTGEVHLRHHISPNGFYRGKKVVKTKGE, from the coding sequence ATGGCAGTCCAGCAGAACAAGAAGTCCCCCTCCAAGCGTGGCATGCACCGTGCGCACGATTTCCTGACCGCGCCGTCGCTGGCTGTCGAAGCGACCACCGGTGAAGTGCATCTGCGTCACCACATCAGCCCGAACGGCTTCTATCGCGGCAAGAAGGTCGTCAAGACCAAGGGCGAATAA